In Blastopirellula sediminis, the following proteins share a genomic window:
- a CDS encoding multiheme c-type cytochrome — protein sequence MLMIPVRTLPAILAFVSLSLTLMVGCQPPQAGGPQPSDKGDKPQTEVAVAEPPVDSPKVESPEVESPPAETPPMLTAPVVTPPAMEKEAPMATEKPAETETPAKTESTEAADPPPLPARELFVGWEKPRLALFLTGEQHGYIEPCGCTGLTNQKGGLNRRFTFLNQLRNDKGWDVVALDAGNQVRRFGRQAEIKFQTTANAIKQMDYEAITFGPDDLRLSVDEVFVAVADEDPEKTRFLAANASLLGVTPKYRIIERDGLKIGVTGVFGDGRRGEVANNEVEFQPAVEGLEAVWPELEAAKCDLYVLLASASLEESREYARKFPGFRLIVTAGGAGEPTLQMEKIEGTDAQMVQVGVKGMFAGVVGIYGDHAEELKYERVPLDARFPDSDEMMKLLANYQQQLEALGWDGLGIKPIEHPTGREFVGSSKCGECHTTAFEIWEKTPHSHATHTLVHPPERFEVARHFDPECIACHVVGWNQSQYVPYKSGYLSLEETPLMAGVGCENCHGPGADHVAAEEGAMMLSEAQIAQLRKDMVLPLESARQTCIKCHDIDNSPDFHNTGAFEEYWKKVEHYGKD from the coding sequence ATGTTGATGATCCCAGTCCGCACTCTCCCAGCGATTCTGGCGTTTGTTTCGCTCTCCCTCACGTTGATGGTCGGCTGCCAACCGCCGCAAGCCGGTGGTCCGCAACCGTCGGACAAAGGGGACAAACCGCAGACGGAAGTCGCCGTGGCCGAGCCGCCAGTCGATTCGCCGAAAGTTGAATCTCCTGAAGTGGAGAGCCCGCCTGCGGAAACCCCGCCGATGTTGACCGCTCCGGTCGTGACGCCGCCGGCGATGGAGAAAGAAGCTCCCATGGCGACCGAGAAGCCGGCGGAAACGGAGACTCCGGCCAAGACCGAGTCGACCGAAGCCGCCGATCCGCCGCCGCTGCCGGCTCGTGAATTGTTCGTCGGCTGGGAAAAGCCGCGTCTGGCTCTCTTTTTGACCGGCGAACAGCATGGCTACATCGAACCGTGCGGCTGCACCGGTCTGACGAATCAAAAGGGGGGCCTGAACCGCCGTTTCACGTTTCTGAATCAACTGCGCAACGACAAAGGTTGGGACGTCGTCGCGCTCGACGCCGGCAACCAGGTCCGTCGTTTCGGTCGCCAGGCGGAGATCAAGTTCCAAACGACCGCCAATGCGATCAAGCAGATGGACTACGAAGCGATCACCTTCGGTCCCGATGATCTGCGGCTGTCGGTCGACGAAGTTTTTGTCGCCGTGGCGGACGAAGACCCGGAGAAGACCCGCTTTTTGGCCGCCAATGCGAGCCTGTTGGGAGTGACGCCGAAGTACCGCATTATCGAACGGGACGGTTTGAAGATCGGCGTGACCGGCGTCTTTGGTGATGGCCGTCGCGGCGAAGTGGCCAATAACGAAGTCGAATTCCAACCGGCGGTCGAAGGGCTGGAAGCGGTTTGGCCCGAACTGGAAGCCGCCAAGTGCGATCTGTACGTCCTGTTGGCCAGCGCGTCGCTCGAAGAGAGCCGCGAGTACGCGCGAAAGTTTCCCGGCTTCCGCCTGATCGTGACGGCCGGCGGGGCAGGCGAACCGACCTTGCAAATGGAAAAGATCGAAGGGACCGACGCCCAGATGGTGCAGGTCGGCGTCAAAGGGATGTTCGCCGGCGTCGTCGGCATCTACGGCGATCATGCCGAAGAGCTCAAATACGAACGCGTGCCGCTCGATGCACGGTTCCCTGATTCGGACGAGATGATGAAGCTGCTGGCCAACTATCAGCAACAGCTCGAAGCGCTCGGCTGGGACGGGCTCGGCATCAAGCCGATCGAACATCCGACCGGTCGCGAGTTCGTCGGCAGCAGCAAGTGCGGCGAGTGCCATACAACCGCGTTTGAGATCTGGGAAAAGACGCCCCACTCGCATGCGACCCATACCTTGGTCCATCCGCCAGAGCGATTTGAAGTCGCGCGACACTTTGATCCGGAATGCATCGCGTGTCACGTCGTCGGCTGGAACCAGTCGCAGTACGTGCCGTACAAGTCAGGCTATCTCTCGCTGGAAGAAACGCCGCTCATGGCCGGCGTCGGCTGCGAGAACTGTCATGGACCGGGCGCCGATCACGTCGCAGCCGAAGAAGGCGCGATGATGCTCTCGGAAGCGCAGATCGCTCAGCTCCGTAAGGATATGGTTTTGCCGCTCGAATCGGCTCGCCAGACCTGCATCAAGTGCCACGACATCGACAACAGCCCCGACTTCCACAACACCGGGGCGTTTGAAGAGTACTGGAAGAAGGTCGAGCACTACGGGAAAGACTAA
- a CDS encoding TrkH family potassium uptake protein gives MNLPLLSKYLGVVTLLLAAAMLFALPWAFPWLGHGQQFDTRGLFALLSSSVIAAILGGGMLYAGRHAHGQLYRREAIAIVGISWLIFTIVGALPFILGHVKGTESREQIIRLVVDDLFESASGFTGAGATILNDIEDETMLPKCLLFWRSETHFVGGLGIMVLFVALLGQGSAGKALLMTESVGPQGEVGTSRSQHSAWIFAGIYVGLNVILTGLLMIEGMNLFDALCHSFGTIATGGLSTYNSSVAHFQNITIEMTIGTFMMIACVNFSLLYAAILGQWTRLWVNTELWCYLAILFGVIFAVMLAGLWHHDFPDFMTAFRFSYFNVISVQTNTGFGTADFDKWNEFSRGMLFVLMFVGGCAGSTSCSLKVIRHVVLWKSLYTYILKTFRPRLITTMRLNGKAVDDADELTNEVFIYFGMIGCVFIIAWLSLLALEPDAAWLEAGHTPPVKMLDCATGVAACINGVGPGLGALGPSKNFASFSIGSKLVFTALMLLGRIEIFPLLVIFTPGLWRRPTT, from the coding sequence ATGAATCTACCGCTGCTTAGCAAATACCTCGGCGTCGTAACGCTCCTTCTGGCGGCGGCGATGTTGTTTGCGCTGCCGTGGGCGTTCCCCTGGCTGGGTCATGGCCAGCAGTTCGATACGCGCGGCCTTTTCGCCCTCTTGTCCTCTTCCGTTATCGCCGCAATCCTTGGCGGTGGGATGCTGTACGCCGGTCGCCATGCCCATGGTCAACTTTATCGTCGCGAGGCGATCGCCATCGTCGGGATCAGTTGGCTGATCTTTACCATCGTCGGCGCCCTTCCCTTTATCCTGGGGCATGTCAAAGGGACCGAGAGTCGTGAACAGATCATTCGGCTGGTGGTCGACGATCTGTTTGAATCGGCATCCGGGTTTACCGGCGCCGGCGCGACGATCCTGAACGACATCGAAGACGAAACGATGCTGCCAAAGTGCCTCCTCTTCTGGCGGAGCGAAACTCACTTTGTCGGCGGCCTGGGGATCATGGTCCTTTTCGTCGCGCTGCTCGGGCAAGGTTCAGCCGGCAAGGCGCTGCTGATGACCGAGTCAGTCGGCCCTCAGGGAGAAGTCGGCACATCTCGCTCGCAACATAGCGCCTGGATCTTCGCGGGGATCTACGTCGGCTTGAACGTCATCCTGACCGGGCTGTTGATGATCGAAGGGATGAACCTTTTCGACGCCCTCTGCCATTCCTTCGGCACCATCGCTACCGGGGGACTCTCGACGTACAACTCCAGCGTCGCCCACTTTCAAAACATCACGATCGAAATGACGATCGGCACCTTCATGATGATCGCCTGCGTCAATTTTTCGCTGTTGTATGCGGCGATCCTCGGCCAATGGACGCGACTGTGGGTCAACACCGAACTCTGGTGCTACCTGGCGATCCTGTTCGGCGTCATCTTCGCCGTCATGCTGGCCGGTCTCTGGCACCATGACTTTCCTGACTTCATGACCGCATTCCGCTTCAGCTACTTCAACGTCATTTCGGTGCAGACCAATACCGGCTTCGGCACCGCCGACTTCGACAAGTGGAACGAGTTCAGCCGCGGCATGCTGTTTGTGCTGATGTTCGTCGGGGGATGCGCCGGCAGCACCAGTTGCAGCCTGAAGGTGATCCGCCACGTCGTGCTCTGGAAGTCCCTCTACACCTACATCCTGAAGACGTTTCGTCCCCGGCTGATCACCACGATGCGGCTTAACGGCAAAGCGGTCGACGACGCCGACGAACTGACGAACGAAGTTTTCATCTACTTTGGGATGATCGGCTGCGTCTTCATCATCGCCTGGCTGTCGCTGCTGGCGCTCGAACCGGACGCCGCCTGGCTGGAAGCTGGCCACACGCCGCCGGTCAAAATGCTCGACTGCGCAACCGGGGTCGCGGCTTGCATTAACGGCGTCGGCCCTGGTCTTGGCGCGCTTGGTCCGTCGAAGAACTTCGCCAGCTTCTCGATCGGCAGCAAGCTGGTTTTCACCGCGTTAATGTTATTGGGACGGATCGAGATCTTCCCGTTGCTCGTCATTTTTACGCCCGGCTTATGGCGCCGCCCGACGACCTGA
- a CDS encoding DUF1573 domain-containing protein, whose product MRPFLVLIASVLLGVAIGAASTVPQWTATNDFGALTHPEVQRVNATNQPMAKAVVVGDEVYEFGKMNVDATQSHVFKIRNDGDAPLQLEEAGTTCKCTLSKLAQKLIPPGETVEVELEWHPIAYAESFMQTATLRTNDPRRPELELRIHGAVVRAIYMDPSEVNFGHVTAGDELSASVNVVSVVSDDFKVTGVKLLGDESGEATAKVVPMSPEELKSTDGGRSGDKVEIYLPKGLPIGATKMRAEISTNDPETKMLTLMISVQIGGDINFISAVKIDQDKNVMMLGTVSGEKGKEVKVNVLVKGPHREETVLNVDKVFPEFLKVSLGEAKKLNETAVVYPMTITIPPGSAPASFLAGDTGKLGEIRLGVKGNPQTEEVSLRVYFAVE is encoded by the coding sequence ATGCGACCGTTTCTCGTTCTGATCGCCAGCGTGTTACTGGGCGTCGCCATTGGCGCCGCTTCCACAGTTCCTCAATGGACTGCGACCAACGATTTCGGAGCGCTCACCCATCCTGAGGTCCAGCGGGTCAATGCGACCAACCAGCCGATGGCCAAGGCGGTCGTCGTCGGCGACGAGGTGTACGAGTTCGGCAAGATGAACGTCGACGCGACGCAGAGCCACGTTTTCAAGATCCGAAACGACGGCGACGCGCCGCTGCAGCTGGAGGAAGCGGGCACGACCTGCAAATGCACGCTAAGCAAGCTGGCCCAGAAGTTGATCCCGCCGGGCGAAACGGTTGAAGTCGAACTGGAGTGGCACCCAATCGCCTACGCCGAGTCGTTCATGCAAACGGCGACGCTCCGTACGAACGATCCTCGTCGACCGGAATTGGAACTACGGATTCATGGAGCGGTGGTCCGAGCGATTTACATGGACCCCAGCGAAGTCAACTTCGGCCACGTGACCGCCGGCGATGAGCTGTCGGCTTCGGTCAACGTCGTCTCGGTCGTCAGCGACGATTTCAAGGTGACCGGCGTCAAGCTGCTCGGCGACGAGTCGGGAGAAGCGACGGCGAAGGTTGTGCCGATGAGTCCCGAAGAGTTGAAGTCGACCGACGGCGGCCGAAGCGGCGACAAGGTCGAGATCTATCTCCCCAAAGGCTTGCCGATTGGCGCCACCAAGATGCGGGCCGAGATTTCGACCAACGATCCCGAAACCAAGATGCTGACCTTGATGATCTCGGTGCAGATCGGCGGCGACATCAACTTCATCTCGGCGGTCAAGATCGACCAAGACAAGAACGTGATGATGCTCGGCACCGTCTCGGGCGAAAAAGGAAAAGAGGTAAAGGTCAACGTGCTGGTTAAGGGACCGCATCGCGAAGAAACGGTTTTGAACGTAGACAAGGTTTTCCCCGAATTCCTGAAGGTTAGCCTGGGCGAAGCGAAGAAGCTCAACGAAACCGCCGTGGTCTATCCAATGACGATCACGATCCCCCCCGGTTCGGCGCCAGCATCGTTTCTGGCGGGCGACACCGGCAAACTTGGTGAGATTCGCCTGGGCGTAAAGGGAAATCCACAAACCGAAGAAGTGAGCCTGCGGGTTTATTTCGCGGTGGAGTAA
- the nirB gene encoding nitrite reductase large subunit NirB, which translates to MISHDPQTIVVIGNGMVGHRFVEKMIEMDVARQYRIVTFCEEPRAAYDRVGLTSFFAHRDAEKLMIARMDWYQEHGVELHIGDRANRIDRKAKTVYSDRGAAIKYDHIVMATGSYPFVPNVPGIKHRGVFVYRTIEDLEQIIEYGQKAKRCAVIGGGLLGLEAAKAAYDLNLETYVVEFSSRLMPRQLDDAGSNVLIEKIEALGLTVLLNKGTKEVLGDGKVEKMVFNDDSILDVDMIIVSAGVRPRDELAKECGVELGARGGINVNDQLQSSDPNIYAIGEVASHAGMVYGLVAPGYEMAEIAAANFCGQERQFTGADMSTKLKLMGCDVASFGQYELPADVAKPLVWNDPFKGIYKKLLFSPDGTRLMGGMLVGDASDYGTLLILSKSDAPLPCDPATLIGAGGDGDKGAIGGVDSMPDSAQICSCNNVTKARICEAIREEGVDTVGGLKMCTKAGTGCGGCLPLVNDLLVAELKALGKTANTDLCEHFSHTRQELYEIVQLKEIKTFNELIAQHGRGHGCEICKPAVASILASLWNEQIMEPQLQTLQDSNDRFLANIQRGGSYSVVPRVPGGEITPEKLIVLGEVAKKYNLYTKITGGQRVDLFGAQAYELPDIWEELVNAGFESGHAYGKSVRTVKSCVGSTWCRYGVGDSVGFAIEIEERYRGIRSPHKLKFAVSGCVRECAEAQCKDVGLIATENGYNLYVCGNGGAKPRHADLLAADIDEATAIKYIDRFLIYYIKTADKLTRTATWLEKLEGGLDHLKAVVIDDKLGLADELEKQMQYLVDTYKCEWKEVVNDPEKRKWFRQFANTEDHQLDIELISQRDQMRPADWPKENVALVELKGLNGETIDLNGQANQRGWVHVGAVADFPLDGGSAIKYGQTQIAVFNFVSQGQWYACQNMCPHKNAFVMSRGMIGTAGETPKVACPLHKKTFSLETGECLSGEEYAVKTFPVKIENDQVYLELPPEAVLDAELATDKHCIRGCDAMNAMQLAEA; encoded by the coding sequence ATGATTTCTCACGATCCGCAAACCATCGTCGTCATCGGCAACGGCATGGTCGGTCATCGATTCGTCGAAAAGATGATCGAAATGGACGTCGCTCGCCAATATCGCATCGTCACTTTTTGCGAAGAGCCGCGTGCCGCGTACGACCGCGTCGGCCTGACCTCGTTTTTCGCCCATCGCGACGCCGAGAAGCTGATGATCGCGCGGATGGACTGGTACCAGGAGCACGGGGTCGAACTGCACATCGGCGATCGGGCCAATCGCATCGACCGCAAGGCGAAAACGGTCTACTCCGACCGAGGCGCCGCGATCAAGTACGACCATATCGTGATGGCGACCGGCTCTTATCCGTTCGTCCCCAACGTCCCCGGCATCAAGCATCGGGGGGTCTTCGTCTATCGCACGATCGAGGACCTGGAACAAATCATCGAGTACGGCCAGAAGGCGAAACGGTGCGCCGTCATCGGCGGCGGTCTGCTGGGCCTGGAAGCGGCCAAAGCGGCGTACGATCTGAACTTGGAGACCTACGTCGTCGAATTCAGCAGCCGTCTGATGCCGCGTCAATTGGACGACGCAGGCTCCAACGTCTTGATTGAGAAGATCGAAGCCCTCGGCTTGACGGTCCTGCTGAACAAGGGGACGAAGGAAGTATTGGGGGACGGCAAAGTCGAGAAAATGGTCTTCAACGACGATTCGATCCTCGACGTCGATATGATCATCGTCTCGGCCGGCGTTCGTCCTCGTGACGAACTGGCGAAAGAGTGCGGCGTCGAACTGGGGGCCCGCGGCGGCATCAACGTCAACGATCAGCTGCAATCTTCCGATCCGAACATCTACGCAATTGGCGAAGTCGCGTCGCATGCCGGCATGGTCTATGGCTTGGTCGCGCCTGGCTACGAAATGGCGGAGATCGCCGCGGCGAACTTCTGCGGTCAAGAGCGTCAGTTCACCGGCGCCGACATGTCGACCAAGTTGAAACTGATGGGCTGCGACGTCGCCAGCTTCGGGCAGTACGAATTGCCGGCCGACGTCGCCAAACCGCTCGTCTGGAACGATCCCTTCAAGGGAATCTACAAGAAGCTCCTCTTCTCTCCCGACGGCACGCGTCTGATGGGCGGGATGCTGGTCGGCGACGCGTCGGACTACGGCACGCTGCTGATCCTGAGCAAGAGCGACGCTCCCCTCCCCTGCGATCCGGCAACCCTCATCGGCGCCGGCGGTGACGGCGACAAAGGGGCGATCGGCGGCGTCGACAGCATGCCTGACAGCGCCCAGATCTGCTCGTGCAACAACGTCACCAAGGCTCGCATTTGCGAAGCGATTCGGGAAGAAGGAGTCGACACCGTCGGCGGCCTGAAGATGTGCACCAAGGCCGGCACCGGTTGCGGCGGCTGCTTGCCGCTGGTCAACGACTTGCTGGTCGCCGAACTGAAAGCGCTCGGCAAGACCGCCAACACCGACCTCTGCGAACACTTCTCGCACACGCGCCAAGAGTTGTACGAAATCGTCCAACTCAAAGAGATCAAAACGTTCAACGAACTGATCGCCCAGCATGGCCGCGGTCATGGCTGCGAAATCTGCAAGCCGGCGGTCGCGTCGATTCTCGCTTCGCTCTGGAACGAGCAGATCATGGAGCCGCAGTTGCAAACGCTGCAAGACTCGAACGATCGCTTCCTGGCCAACATCCAGCGCGGCGGGTCGTACTCGGTCGTTCCGCGCGTTCCCGGCGGCGAAATCACGCCGGAGAAGCTGATCGTCCTGGGCGAAGTCGCCAAGAAGTACAACCTTTACACCAAGATCACCGGCGGCCAGCGCGTCGACCTGTTTGGCGCCCAAGCGTACGAGCTTCCCGATATCTGGGAAGAGCTGGTCAACGCCGGGTTTGAAAGCGGTCACGCCTACGGCAAGTCGGTACGTACCGTGAAAAGCTGCGTCGGTTCGACCTGGTGCCGTTACGGCGTCGGCGATTCGGTCGGCTTCGCCATTGAGATCGAAGAGCGGTATCGCGGCATTCGCTCGCCGCACAAGTTGAAGTTCGCCGTCTCCGGCTGCGTCCGCGAATGTGCCGAAGCGCAGTGCAAAGACGTCGGGCTGATCGCGACCGAGAACGGCTACAACCTGTACGTCTGCGGCAACGGCGGCGCCAAACCGCGTCATGCCGACCTATTGGCGGCCGACATCGACGAAGCGACCGCGATCAAATACATCGATCGCTTCCTGATCTACTACATCAAGACCGCCGACAAGTTGACCCGCACCGCGACCTGGCTCGAAAAACTGGAAGGTGGTCTCGATCACCTCAAAGCGGTCGTGATCGACGACAAGCTCGGGCTCGCCGACGAGCTCGAAAAGCAAATGCAGTATCTGGTCGACACCTACAAGTGCGAATGGAAAGAGGTGGTGAACGATCCGGAGAAACGGAAGTGGTTCCGTCAGTTCGCCAACACGGAGGACCACCAGCTCGATATTGAGCTGATTTCTCAGCGTGACCAGATGCGGCCCGCCGATTGGCCGAAAGAAAACGTCGCGCTGGTCGAGCTCAAGGGACTCAACGGTGAGACGATTGATCTCAATGGCCAAGCGAATCAGCGCGGTTGGGTCCACGTCGGGGCAGTCGCCGACTTCCCGCTCGACGGCGGCTCCGCCATCAAGTACGGCCAGACGCAGATCGCCGTCTTCAATTTCGTCAGCCAGGGGCAATGGTACGCCTGCCAGAACATGTGCCCGCACAAGAACGCGTTCGTCATGTCGCGCGGCATGATCGGCACCGCCGGAGAAACGCCGAAGGTCGCCTGTCCGCTGCACAAGAAGACCTTCTCGCTCGAAACGGGCGAATGCCTCAGCGGCGAAGAATACGCCGTGAAAACCTTCCCGGTCAAAATCGAAAACGACCAGGTCTACCTGGAACTGCCGCCGGAAGCGGTGCTGGACGCCGAACTAGCGACCGACAAACACTGTATCCGCGGCTGCGACGCGATGAATGCGATGCAATTAGCGGAAGCGTAA
- a CDS encoding AAA family ATPase — translation MPAAATYPGFAMSDVQSPSVIVIAGPNGAGKSTLAPYLLRDYLGVLEFVNADVIAAGISAYAPEEAAFEAGRIMLARLRELAGLRKSFAFETTLATRSYARRLSEWRDAGFETRLVFIWLPNEETAVQRVAARVSRGGHNIPETTIRRRYQAGLRNLLDLYMPIVDTWDIIDGVNAADDAIASKNKYGEISVRVDEVWQTIQKQATR, via the coding sequence GTGCCTGCCGCGGCAACTTATCCAGGGTTTGCAATGAGCGACGTCCAATCACCCAGCGTCATTGTGATCGCCGGTCCCAATGGCGCCGGAAAATCGACCCTGGCTCCTTATCTTTTGCGCGACTATTTGGGCGTCTTAGAATTCGTCAACGCGGACGTTATCGCTGCAGGAATATCGGCATATGCGCCGGAGGAAGCGGCGTTTGAAGCCGGACGAATCATGCTGGCTCGATTGCGTGAACTGGCCGGCCTGCGGAAGTCGTTCGCGTTTGAGACGACGCTCGCTACGCGTAGCTACGCAAGACGGTTAAGCGAGTGGCGGGACGCTGGCTTCGAGACGCGTTTGGTTTTCATTTGGTTGCCAAATGAGGAGACCGCGGTTCAGCGAGTTGCGGCGAGAGTTTCTCGCGGTGGACACAATATCCCTGAAACGACGATTCGGCGTCGCTATCAAGCCGGACTAAGAAATCTGCTCGATTTGTACATGCCGATCGTTGATACTTGGGACATAATTGATGGTGTAAACGCAGCTGACGATGCTATCGCGAGTAAGAACAAATACGGCGAAATCTCGGTGCGAGTTGACGAAGTATGGCAGACGATCCAAAAACAAGCGACCCGCTAA
- a CDS encoding S9 family peptidase, with translation MTALQRLLCWITFSLATLAWLGGCTPSSDKVAPPSPNVSTPEVSLGDETKPMEAKPAETKPEMKPETTTPAEETPATEKKAFDMSDVPLIPRRKLFGNPEMARARLSPDGKQIAYLAPVDGVLNVWVGSTASLGRDARPITKDAHRGIRSFNWSYTNNHVLYTQDKDGDENFHVYAVNLTTDEIKDLTPLENIRAEIDNVSELFPNEILIGLNDRNPQLHDLYRLNVETGEKELLQENPGFAGFLTDDNYKVRFAMTYTPDAGQLYLTPTEVDGKQDWKEFLKIGAADAMTTGIAGFDKSGDIAYMFDSRDRNTAALKSLDLKSGEEKLIAENDKADISGVLTHPTEKTIQAVAFNYERQEWDILDKSLEADFAFLKEQEDGEIQITSRTLKDDLWTVAYLRDDGPIDFYLYHRGDEKKAEFLFSSQPELAELPLVKMHPVVIDARDGLKLVSYLSLPKGSNPDGGLKPTQPLPLVLDVHGGPWARDDWGFNPMHQLLANRGYAVLSVNYRGSTGFGKDFLNAANKEWAGKMHDDLLDTVDWAIAQGIADPDKVAIMGGSYGGYATLVGLTFTPEKFCCGVDIVGPSSLVTLLNNVPPYWMPFMPVMKDKVGDHETEEGIKFLNERSPLNFVDKITKPLLIGQGANDPRVKQAEADQIVKAMEEKKIPVTYVLFPEEGHGFAKPENRFAFNAVTEAFLAENLGGRYEPIGDAFVGAKLEIPAGASDIPGVEAALKK, from the coding sequence ATGACTGCTCTACAACGGCTCCTCTGCTGGATTACTTTTAGCCTGGCGACGCTCGCCTGGCTGGGCGGATGCACTCCATCGTCCGACAAAGTCGCTCCGCCGTCCCCCAACGTCAGCACGCCGGAAGTCTCACTCGGCGACGAAACGAAGCCGATGGAAGCGAAGCCCGCAGAGACGAAGCCGGAAATGAAACCGGAAACGACGACGCCCGCCGAGGAAACTCCCGCGACTGAAAAGAAAGCCTTTGATATGAGCGACGTGCCGCTGATTCCTCGCCGCAAGCTGTTTGGCAATCCGGAAATGGCGCGTGCTCGCCTAAGCCCCGATGGCAAGCAGATCGCCTACCTGGCGCCGGTCGACGGCGTGCTCAACGTCTGGGTTGGTTCGACGGCGTCGCTCGGTCGAGACGCCCGCCCGATTACGAAGGATGCGCATCGCGGCATCCGCAGTTTCAACTGGTCGTACACCAACAACCACGTTCTCTACACGCAAGACAAGGACGGCGACGAAAACTTTCACGTCTACGCCGTTAACTTGACGACCGACGAAATCAAAGACCTGACGCCGCTGGAAAACATCCGCGCCGAAATCGACAACGTCAGCGAACTCTTCCCCAACGAGATCTTGATCGGCCTGAACGATCGCAACCCGCAATTGCACGACCTCTATCGCTTGAACGTCGAAACAGGCGAAAAGGAACTGCTGCAAGAGAACCCAGGCTTCGCCGGCTTTTTGACCGACGACAACTACAAAGTTCGCTTCGCGATGACCTATACGCCGGACGCGGGTCAGTTGTACCTGACCCCGACCGAAGTCGACGGCAAGCAAGACTGGAAAGAGTTTTTGAAGATCGGCGCCGCCGACGCGATGACGACCGGGATCGCCGGATTCGACAAGAGCGGCGACATCGCCTACATGTTCGACAGCCGCGATCGGAACACCGCCGCGCTCAAGTCGCTGGACCTGAAGAGCGGCGAAGAAAAGCTGATCGCCGAAAACGACAAGGCCGACATCTCCGGCGTTTTGACCCATCCGACCGAAAAGACGATCCAAGCGGTCGCGTTCAACTACGAACGCCAAGAGTGGGACATCCTCGACAAGTCGCTCGAAGCCGACTTCGCCTTCCTGAAAGAACAGGAAGATGGCGAAATCCAAATCACCAGCCGAACGTTGAAGGACGATCTCTGGACCGTCGCTTACCTTCGTGACGATGGCCCGATCGACTTCTACCTCTACCACCGCGGCGACGAGAAGAAGGCCGAGTTCCTCTTCTCGAGCCAGCCCGAGTTGGCCGAACTGCCGCTGGTGAAGATGCACCCGGTGGTGATCGACGCTCGTGACGGCCTGAAGCTGGTCAGCTATCTGTCGCTGCCGAAAGGCTCGAATCCGGATGGCGGCCTGAAGCCGACGCAGCCGTTGCCGCTGGTCCTGGACGTCCACGGCGGTCCGTGGGCTCGCGACGACTGGGGCTTCAACCCGATGCACCAACTGCTGGCCAATCGTGGTTACGCCGTCCTCAGCGTCAACTACCGCGGTTCGACCGGCTTCGGCAAAGACTTCCTGAACGCCGCCAACAAAGAGTGGGCCGGCAAGATGCATGACGACTTGCTCGACACCGTCGATTGGGCGATCGCCCAAGGGATCGCCGATCCGGACAAGGTCGCGATCATGGGGGGCAGCTACGGCGGCTATGCGACGCTGGTCGGTCTGACCTTTACGCCGGAGAAGTTCTGCTGCGGCGTCGATATCGTCGGCCCGTCGAGCCTGGTGACGCTGCTCAACAACGTCCCGCCTTACTGGATGCCGTTCATGCCGGTGATGAAGGACAAAGTGGGGGACCATGAAACCGAGGAAGGAATCAAATTCCTCAACGAGCGTTCGCCGCTGAACTTCGTCGACAAGATCACCAAGCCGCTCTTGATCGGCCAAGGCGCCAATGACCCCCGCGTCAAACAGGCCGAAGCGGATCAAATCGTCAAAGCGATGGAAGAGAAGAAGATTCCGGTCACGTACGTGCTGTTCCCAGAAGAAGGGCATGGTTTCGCGAAGCCGGAAAATCGTTTCGCCTTTAACGCCGTTACCGAGGCATTTCTGGCCGAAAACCTCGGTGGACGTTATGAACCGATTGGCGACGCGTTTGTGGGAGCCAAGCTGGAAATCCCCGCTGGCGCTTCCGACATTCCTGGTGTGGAAGCAGCGCTCAAAAAATAA